One window of Hippoglossus stenolepis isolate QCI-W04-F060 chromosome 1, HSTE1.2, whole genome shotgun sequence genomic DNA carries:
- the gjd6 gene encoding gap junction protein delta 6, with protein sequence MTEWTLLKRLLDAVHQHSTMIGRLWLTVMVIFRLLIVAVATEDVYTDEQEMFVCNTIQPGCSTVCYDAFAPISQPRFWVFHIISVSTPSLCFIIYTWHNLSKRPHNTTQSGLEAYDRSCDSDSCSVRSHKHLGHSLADVLEGIPTEGNAEGHVVPGGVLSKCYIFHVCLRAILEVGFVLAQWKLFGFQVPVHFLCTSAPCSQPVDCYVSRPTEKTIFLCFMFCVGVFCILLNLLELNHLGWKKIRQVLKMRERTTWGGCQGMRGGYETFPPDSPSLTSSLGFRDVTSTTSLPALDLVVGHQPDWTCAVNCSSIREPEEVRETKLEQPKRQDSHKGERQPLKSIRESRGSKQRSAQVWI encoded by the exons ATGACGGAGTGGACCCTGCTCAAACGTCTCCTGGATGCTGTCCACCAGCACTCCACCATGATTGGTCGTTTATGGCTCACCGTTATGGTCATCTTCAGGCTGCTCATTGTGGCTGTGGCAACTGAGGACGTGTACACCGACGAGCAGGAGATGTTTGTGTGCAACACCATTCAGCCAGGATGCTCCACTGTCTGCTATGACGCGTTTGCGCCCATCTCGCAACCTCGTTTCTGGGTGTTTCACATTATCAGCGTCTCTACGCCATCCCTCTGCTTCATCATCTACACATGGCACAACCTGTCCAAGCGGCCCCACAACACCACCCAAAG CGGACTGGAGGCATATGATCGGAGCTGTGACTCAGATAGCTGCTCCGTTCGCTCCCATAAGCATTTAGGACACAGCCTGGCAGATGTGCTGGAGGGAATACCCAC AGAAGGGAACGCAGAGGGTCATGTGGTCCCTGGAGGGGTTCTCTCCAAATGTTACAtcttccatgtgtgtttacGTGCTATTCTGGAGGTGGGCTTTGTCCTGGCCCAGTGGAAGCTGTTTGGCTTCCAGGTGCCTGTCCATTTCCTCTGCACCTCAGCCCCCTGCAGCCAGCCGGTGGACTGCTATGTCTCTAGACCCACAGAGAAGACCATCTTCTTGTGCTTCATGTTTTGTGTAGGAGTTTTTTGTATCCTTCTCAACCTGCTGGAGCTCAACCACCTGGGCTGGAAGAAGATCCGCCAGGTGTTAAAGATGAGGGAGAGGACAACCTGGGGAGGTTGCCAAGGTATGAGGGGGGGATATGAAACCTTTCCCCCTGACAGTCCCTCTCTCACATCCTCTTTAGGCTTCAGAGATGTGACCAGCACCACCTCTCTCCCCGCGTTAGACCTGGTGGTGGGACACCAGCCGGACTGGACTTGTGCTGTGAACTGTAGCAGTATAAGGGAGCCTGAAGAGGTCAGAGAGACTAAATTGGAGCAGCCAAAGAGACAAGACTCCCATAAAGGAGAGAGGCAGCCTCTGAAGAGTATAAGGGAGAGCAGGGGGTCCAAGCAAAGGAGTGCTCAGGTCTGGATATAG